The following are from one region of the Nicotiana tomentosiformis chromosome 7, ASM39032v3, whole genome shotgun sequence genome:
- the LOC138896202 gene encoding uncharacterized protein, translating into MENYTLWRHAMEVSLLTRNKLGFVEGTITRDTYGHNFVTHWDRCNTMVKSWIMHNVSRDLLSGVMFRSSAYAIWEDLRERFDKVTASRMFYLHKAIFTLTQGTSSISVYYSKLKDLWDEYDLLMPPSLCERAKSKEYANHLQYQCLLQFLMGINGGYS; encoded by the coding sequence ATGGAGAATTATACTCTATGGCGACATGCCATGGAAGTTTCTTTGCTAACTAGGAATAAACTAGGTTTTGTTGAAGGTACTATTACGCGAGACACTTATGGGCATAATTTTGTTACTCACTGGGATCGCTGTAATACGATGGTAAAATCATGGATTATGCATAATGTTAGTCGTGATTTGCTTAGTGGAGTGATGTTTCGTTCCAGTGCTTATGCTATTTGGGAGGACCTGCGAGAGCGCTTTGATAAGGTGACTGCTTCTCGCATGTTTTATCTGCATAAGGCAATTTTTACCTTAACACAGGGTACTTCATCCATCTCTGTGTATTATTCTAAATTGAAGGACTTATGGGATGAATATGATTTATTGATGCCGCCTTCTTTATGTGAACGCGCAAAATCCAAGGAATATGCTAATCATTTACAATACCAATGCTTGTTACAATTTCTTATGGGTATCAATGGTGGATATAGCTAG